A window of Mytilus edulis chromosome 10, xbMytEdul2.2, whole genome shotgun sequence contains these coding sequences:
- the LOC139492598 gene encoding uncharacterized protein yields the protein MILGTNIGELVKFARCGKLEYRGAKYNCDCSVAEFVNLEYSDFNRFCGSLLTSSTCQDPEPLRGINIKDLFYNTSLHHLMTCDVQDGCPKVGNCKCVCTSHPITDSLIIDCSNQYCKDLPDVVPKTRHKIVLLMEGNQIQSVSSKYYFKNVKSLNLSRNPIQSFDESVQNFTNDVEIIITDHLLDSLPRQVQLLDPNVFRFGQNGIPCNCDNLWIGEWRKRKEARYPLFCSNFQNVLIEDFISHSTDCESKQDTLVALYSLIPLTIFIVLIWKLRNLRYDVKVLKSLFLPIDEDIQRSWQTDVYISFDEDNEDVRWFVFQILDKFFRRRKLSTYIACRDSWPGSTDEQNIVRNLQRCKYCLILQSSVMYDLDKTNSCSNRMEYRLAWDLFTNKKLCKVFVIKFDKSKTEEFQAMKTKALYRLGMGFKIYDRKRSLYEKLLEVFNEPLVTNVKHIRQRKRRISAY from the coding sequence ATGATATTAGGAACCAACATTGGAGAACTAGTTAAATTTGCAAGATGTGGAAAACTTGAGTATCGCGGAGCGAAATACAACTGTGATTGTTCAGTTGCAGAATTCGTCAATTTGGAGTATAGTGATTTTAATCGATTTTGTGGAAGTCTATTAACTAGTAGTACATGTCAAGATCCAGAACCTTTACGAGGTATAAATATAAAAGACCTTTTCTATAACACGAGTCTGCATCATCTCATGACATGCGACGTTCAAGATGGCTGTCCCAAAGTTGGAAACTGtaaatgtgtttgtacatctcaTCCAATTACTGATAGTCTGATCATAGATTGTTCTAACCAGTATTGCAAGGATCTTCCCGATGTGGTTCCCAAAACAAGGCATAAAATAGTGTTATTGATGGAAGGTAATCAAATTCAAAGTGTAAGTTCAAAATActattttaaaaatgtgaaaaGTCTAAATTTATCGCGAAATCCAATCCAGAGTTTTGACGAGAGTGTCCAAAATTTTACAAATGATGTTGAAATAATAATAACAGACCATTTACTTGACTCACTTCCAAGGCAAGTTCAACTTCTCGATCCTAACGTCTTCCGGTTTGGTCAAAATGGTATACCTTGTAATTGTGATAACCTATGGATCGGCGAATGGAGAAAGCGTAAAGAGGCACGTTATCCTCTGTTTTGTTCAaactttcaaaatgttttaattgaagattttataAGTCATTCAACAGACTGTGAATCAAAACAAGATACTTTAGTGGCTCTTTATTCGCTTATTCCCCTGACTATATTTATTGTTCTTATTTGGAAACTAAGAAATCTTCGTTACGACGTAAAAGTCCTTAAAAGTCTGTTTCTACCAATTGACGAAGATATACAAAGAAGTTGGCAAACTGatgtttatatttcatttgacgAAGACAACGAGGACGTCAGATGGTTTGTGTTTCAGATATTAGATAAGTTTTTTCGTAGAAGAAAACTAAGCACCTATATTGCCTGTCGGGATTCCTGGCCTGGAAGTACAGACGAGCAAAACATCGTCAGGAATTTGCAACGTTGCAAATACTGCCTTATATTACAGTCATCTGTGATGTATGATTTAGATAAAACTAACTCATGTTCAAATCGTATGGAATACAGACTAGCATGGgatctctttacaaataaaaAGTTATGCAAAGTATTTGTAATAAAGTTTGATAAGAGTAAAACAGAAGAATTTCAAGCTATGAAAACAAAAGCTCTATACAGACTTGGAATGGGATTTAAGATATATGATCGTAAACGGTCTTTATACGAAAAATTGTTGGAAGTTTTCAACGAACCACtagttacaaatgtaaaacacatTCGCCAGCGGAAAAGAAGAATATCGGCATATTAA